The following DNA comes from Vigna radiata var. radiata cultivar VC1973A chromosome 4, Vradiata_ver6, whole genome shotgun sequence.
ctaaaagaaaaaaaatggtattatTAGTGGTCAAAGTTCATCAACAATATATggtaaatttatgtttgtaatTGATAATATAACAACTTATCCGACGATGCCTGTGATATTTTCTCCTAAAAGACTTCTAACAGATTTTTAAATCAACACAGACAAATTTTCAGCATATTGGTCCCATAAAAACTagttaataatacaaatatatccATTAATTTCAACAAAAGTTTAAGTTGATAATGTGGATCGTTTACATATTTATAGAACAAATAACAATCCTATCTACAAACTTTAATGAAtgatacataaaataatatactttagTAGAGTTATTACAGGAGgcatttactttatatttttctttgctaGGAAATTTAGAACTGTCAAAATAGGTCACAACCCTCGGATTAATCTGGTCCACCACGTGTTTGGGTagagttgggtttgaaaaatttgtatattttttatgtgggtcagatttcaacccagcttatttaaacccggctcatgcgggttgaatcTGTGGTGGGCCGGATTGGCCCACCGAcccacttacctaattttattttattaaaatttaattttaattttataaaaaaacatttattattattttttttttgaaaaaattatttaagttatctattttcaaaattaattaaacatggtttagatttgaattataaataatttgtaatttcttttatttaaaaaaaaattaattaagtggTCTAGTGAGTCAACCCctttacccaccaacccattGTGAGTCAACCGAGTTTGAAATTTTCTGGtcgctaataaatgaactgAGTTGGATTGActtactaagtgaccaacctatGGTGAGTCAGGTTGTCAGGTTGAATCAGGATTGCTGGTATtaaactctaatttttttttcagtctcTTAAAGTTAACTCttattgttaatttaaaaaaaaatgatcttaTTGTATTCTTGGTTTTCAGAGATGATTTTCGAAACTACGCAGACATTTGTTTCAAATACTTTGGAAACAGAGTGAAACGTTGGATCACTCTAAACGAGCCATGGGCTTATAGTAGGGAAGGTTATTCAATTGGAAACTTTGCACCAGGTCGATGCTCTGATACGATAGATTCAACTTGTCTCGGCGGTGATTCTGGAACAGAACCTTATATTGTTACACATCATCTACTACTCGCTCATGCAGCTGCTGTGGATTTGTACAGGAATGCGTACAAGGTTCTTTTAATTAGTCCTTATCAGAACTTGTAAATCTTAATATTTCATTAGATATTTCGACATTAACTGGTACGAGGATTTAAGTATTTGGTACTATTATTTTACTAAGATAACGTTGGAAACACTTTACCCAGGATCAAGACGGAGACATAGGCATAACACTTATATCTCGTTGGTTTGAGCCATATTCAAATACCGAAGCAGATAAAAAAGCTGCCCAACGAGCACAAGACTTCTTCTTTGGATGGTAAGTCTTTAATGCATGTGTATTTTGATCtgtatgaatgaaaaaaaaaattgaaatttaataatattttgatctGTATGAATGAATATAGGTACATGGATCCATTGACATCAGGAAAGTATCCAGAAAGCATGCGTTCCTTAGTTGGAAGAAGATTGCCAGAATTCACTGAAGAACAATCAAGACTTTTAGCTGGTTCATTTGATTTTGTGGGATTAAACTATTACACTACTAATTTTGCTGCTGATCAACCTGCATCCAATCTCAACCCTAGTTATGAGACAGATGCCAATGTCAATTATTTAAGTGAGGAAACATCTATAactatcaattatttatattatatatgttgaatttcgtaattaatataacattttctttttgttttcattcacCAGCTGAACGCAATGGTATTCCAGTTGGTACACCGGTGTGTACACAGTCCtgtcaaattttaaattcatattattattattattattattttattcggTTTTATATAACTTcgtatattcatattttttttttatttgcagacGGCTTCTAATTGGTTATTTGTATGCCCCAAAGGATTTAAAGACATGTTGCTctatgttaaagaaaaatacaacaaTCCCTTGATTTACATTACTGAAAATGgtataatttttatcatctttGAAATATtgtctaataaaatatttcttttataaacacattgatatatattattttgaattgatagGTAGGGGAAATGATCTGAATGATGAAGGACAAACACTTGAAGAAGCTCTGCTAGATATTTATAGAATCGATTACTATTATCGTCATCTGTACTATCTACGTTCAGCAATGaggtaataatttatttttcatcagatattttaaaaatgaaattgaagtgtaatttgaatttgtttgatcGAGCAGTGAGGGAGTAAAGGTAAAAGGATATTTTGCATGGTCACTATTGGACAATTTTGAATGGAGGAATGGTTATTCGGTTGGATTCGGACTAAACTACGTTGACAGAAACCATGGCTTGAAGCGATATCCCAAACTCTCAGCACAATGGTTTAAGAATTTTCTTATAAAGCCACAGCCAAGGCCAAGTCTCGAAGGATAATAGCATCTGTTACACTCTGAAAACTCTCTTATGTCTTGcttgtttaataaatttcaataagtGTGTGTGACGTTAAACTTTTTACAATTAAATGTACCTTTCaataaatttagtaataaattccgtttttgtttttattaaagaagaaaatttataatctataatatttcactacaagaaaaaatagattTCTTATATCTTATAAGTAAAACTTTCATGCTGCTCTTATCAATACTATTCACAGCTTAAGTCAAAGTTATATGGACGAGATATTCatctttactatttttttaaaagagactATTCGAATTTTAGTCTTTTCTATCATCTATCATAtgcgaaaaaaaaaactcattttttctaccgtcttttaaaaataaaaagatcaaCATTTCTAACCTCtcaaagaaaatacaaacacaaattaacaaaacataagTGTTAAACAAttcatagaaaataaaatatgatactTTCATTTACTTGTTTGTTCAAATAACGATGTACAATTATATAAGCACTATTAACTGCTTAtacataaaaatagaaaacaactttaaaaataaaaaataaatttttaaatttaaaagttattttcaactaaatctaataataatttaaatctaaattctATCTTCAACCATAAgcaaaagacatatttaacaaCATAAATACCAATCTACCTCATGTTAGGTTCAATATCATGATATTCTTGCTAAGCTCAATGATAATTACGAAAATCAATTACCATATCTCTTGTAACGGATGCAAAATACTCCTTGTATAATGACATTCTCAGGACAATAAATCCAACTACAAGTATACAAGGTCAACCATATACATACATAAGTCTTCAAATTTCTAACCACACCCCTTGTTTTTTTCAAGACACTCCTATAGGTATTCATACACATAGGCCCACACACTTTAAGCATTAAATTCTACTctgacttttttcttttctaaactcACGTACAATCACCCATGCATCAACATTCAATAAACTAATTTCACACATTAACCTTTTCACTCTCAcgcactctctctctctcttacaTTGATTACATGGGTTTCACTTCTCAATACACACGGGTCCACACAACAATTCAATTCATGCATCTAAATTCAATataaaccagtataaacacactgcacaacattaatattaattggttcgtatatttttttaagaacctCTTGAGAAAAGAtcacattttattatttcattatttcgtatatttaaaacagattaatCAGAAACTATTctataagtaattataaaaaaattataaaaaaaaattgttaaagatatatttttcaaaataaaaccCTTGCACCTCCCCCATTCTATGCCATACAACATATTGCCAATTGCACCACCATCCAATGCTACTTCGCATACATCACGATACTCATGAATCTAAACACTACTTCCCATTCACGTGAAGAAAATAACACCTTGAATGCACCATGCAAGATGTATAACTAAAACATGTAACTTGTTTCCATGGAAACCACCTAGCATGTTCCCAAAAGTTTAAGCCCAAAGAGCAGGCCTTATTtctagtcaatgtgggacttccaacacacctttctcacgtcgaggtatatacatctcaagcgtgaaactaaatattaatggatggtccgataacggcccaatagcgggtggaacaatatgtccaacaaatatcgctaggataggctctaaccatagctttaataccatgttagaagtgagtttttaGGCTTAACTCtaccccacaaaactggcttaTAAGACAAGGTCTGTaccccatttatatattataaattggccttatctttagtcgatgtaggacttccaacacacccccctcacgccgattATATGGAATTAAGTTAAACCTAAAACTcacttttaacatggtatcagaattATGGTTAGaacttatctctaatcgatgtgagacttctaacagGATTTACAAGCCCATTCACAACACATCCTTGACATATAACTCATGGATATACAAATATGGTGCATCCCCCTAACATGGTATTTGGCACAAATCACTCAGACTCAAAGTTATATGCATGGAGAACCACAACTTGTATTAAATACATGGTATATCAACATGATCACCTCGTATCAATTGTTTGTAACCCATCAACAACCTGGCACGTGGGAACCATGATGTCAATCACTCGGTGCATGGGCATATTAACATAAACCACGTGGAACCAGCATGACATGTTCCTGGAATCATGAACAACAACATACCAAGATGCATACCCGTATCTCGTAAATAAGAAAACAGCAAGCCACATACCAAGATCACTTATATTTATAGCTCATAACTCCTATATGGAAACTCTAATCCCAccattaaatgataaaaaaaccAATCTCAATGCATGAATGAATGTATTCATCTCTCATTGAAACGCATGCAACCAAAtgctcttccttcttcttcttcttcttttttttaaataatggtattataacataaattacaagagtaaaataattataaaaatataaatttttatattactttaaaaaatgtaaaaaataaataaaaataatattaaatataaaaaatttagggatgcaaaaaaaatattaatcttttctTATTCTCAAACAAATATACTTATTCTCTTACAAGCCAAATCTGttatctcttttgtttttttatacaaCCTTGGACTCCAGCTATACAAATAACATCTCATTTAAATATGCACGTGCTCCATTTTCCATGCTTCCAATACGTTGCTCtagtttctttttaataaacCCGTGGACCCATCATGCATGGGTCTCACCCgtcctacaaaacaaaaataggataataacattttaacaaattttttttaataattttttaacaaccgGACAAGTGTCAcaattttattggtctgtttgaattcattctaaaaaaatatttgaaatggaccaatcacaaactgacACGTAtacgttgtaaaaaaaaatattgttaaaagactttttttcataaaaatatacttaGTCCATATGGACCCCACTCGATCAACCTATTGAAAACACACCCACTAGTGGGCCCCACACGAATACAAGGAAACTCTCCGTAAAACATGGCCTTATTAAGACTTGAATCCAAATCTTTCTAAAATGCACATATAAAGCACCAATACACAACACACtatatacaaataaagaaataattaatcaaataaataaatttatccactaataattttatcacaaattcacactcataattcattttattttattatttgttcatGTTTTATCGTAtctgtaaataaaatttatttcaaataattaataattaaagggttaaatatgtttttagtccctatattttatggcgattttggttttagtccattcttaaactatggtacaatttagtacttcaactttagaaaattctggttttagtcttttttacaaattttttttaattttatttgttgtttcaagcacgttt
Coding sequences within:
- the LOC106758548 gene encoding beta-glucosidase 12-like, whose protein sequence is MAYTQGFLQFRALTTPLRVSPKWEVGTTKPNRIVCKADKEDVQDSDATNLSFLSRRLALGTALIGGAAVAGTKTSPARADDAQLSFQEPGAITTLPEISSDEYPASVVEALSLKRTSFPKGFVFGTASAAYQYEGAAFDYGRKPSVWDNFTHKYPEKINDRSNGDVAVDEYHRYKEDVKIMTDMNLDAYRFSISWSRILPNGKVGVNEEGVNQEGIDYYNKLIDHLLANRIEPYVTLFHWDFPQALEEEYGGFLNPRVVDDFRNYADICFKYFGNRVKRWITLNEPWAYSREGYSIGNFAPGRCSDTIDSTCLGGDSGTEPYIVTHHLLLAHAAAVDLYRNAYKDQDGDIGITLISRWFEPYSNTEADKKAAQRAQDFFFGWYMDPLTSGKYPESMRSLVGRRLPEFTEEQSRLLAGSFDFVGLNYYTTNFAADQPASNLNPSYETDANVNYLTERNGIPVGTPTASNWLFVCPKGFKDMLLYVKEKYNNPLIYITENGRGNDLNDEGQTLEEALLDIYRIDYYYRHLYYLRSAMSEGVKVKGYFAWSLLDNFEWRNGYSVGFGLNYVDRNHGLKRYPKLSAQWFKNFLIKPQPRPSLEG